In Anoplopoma fimbria isolate UVic2021 breed Golden Eagle Sablefish chromosome 12, Afim_UVic_2022, whole genome shotgun sequence, one DNA window encodes the following:
- the asxl1 gene encoding putative Polycomb group protein ASXL1 isoform X2, whose product MKDKQKRKKERTWAEAARMVLENFSDAPMTPKQILHVIQTKGLKEMRSGTAPLACLVTMLHSQVRGDRVKNSIFFKLPGRMSLFTLKKNALQWTKTTSESETPAEAASSTAGPASSSSTPAAGTAAASAGPTEATEQESCDSTETTAAASGDNDASVDESSSSASCSTELQPLSTQPQTRLSRAAVQQGRTDTQQTQNAQHTQTRLSRSRQSGRQRKKAVMMPRVVLTPLKVNGEHVPSGPMKRSRGGVDVDFETPGSILVNTNIRALINVRTFSAFPTHSQQQLLQLLPEVDRQIGTDGMARLSSSALNNEFFTHASQSWKERLAEGEFTHEMQVRFRQEMEKEKKVEAWKEKFFEEYHGQKSGLTQEESLKLTMSEASEVAASVLESDVATGTPKRRSVGRRRRDGRMRRRTRADLRRRARRTLCKATPPALQSAEAAEASAALDSPAVSIGSPMSDDTVVQGEVVLQAECGVELPAESASIEPKPSPTPEPVTLPASTPTPTPTPTPTPTPTPSPSPSPSPASTSTNEEPEAAARLLPVEIPPVLASTSSPSSSSSSSSSSSSSSSASSPVSSPSSPSDRQGVFAAGLDSSSSSSASSSAAVAADPLDDTASVVTSITGGTATSSRESSPSASPATTPVPSAQLKEQKRRPDETQAFSSFPEKRPRLDDRQSFRTTIDSVRSEKPQPTAEEPKVPPIRIQLSRIKPPWVKGHPTYQICPRIVPPGEGSRRSGTGGARTLADIKARAQQARAQREAAAAVAATGEGAGPAGVRLRTSSGLPDSTNGRRAREHPGPIEPGGGGGGGGRRGGGGMEEQGSSTGTNSSGTQLQLLNVEPTLQPSPSLSTSSTSMSLEPPQTPSPPRGEAAGGSEAGEEVEATPASVQSSFNGLADKAADSPSPKPELPESATAPAEMADQGSEKPPLAPTSIPDSLPRFGAQGVDVIQTLASSFQSKEQVQVKEAGLCGVIQHSSYHVEHKEVFSPSAAERQQTDASFPQNADSGGEKDDEAGTHSDSTETASDCENDIQEDEQQQPDQDWCPQVSIKRNGQLVICSPPPQNQQPVIQAYVSSRQGPTVIQPCFPNGLPHPQHSGPHSKDHQSLPTAHPQGLRDTNVVVKMEPGDDCRASRESSAEEEFRESLKLSVTHPTAAGASKRLASSVRPVSSVEANNPLVTQLLQGSLPLEKVLPSHSANRLEISRLPGPQPRPPVARTPGLRSRPEVSAQGPSPELGAASQIHNQSPTGCPVSCLMEAPAPLQYQSQQAPGAVPVITSLPPSSSSLSFRSKSDLGSLTAIESAVIKDSHGPQPSQGLAPDRPQPAHRTMPIGPSPPHADPCPTEVLPTIKINWRASHTQPPISHQLQLSPAPTVKNEVGVRPYCQVLAKSVSIKPMSVTKKEPGGSVDGYLSGGAMEGLLNMEMTFARMAKKEHSKSTYSSGSPSSSSPSPSALPFQLYGKFPKHGGVGGVSYTANVSVMDNGGFSRSMADSVLQLRPRLASSQTTLSIQAFTDTTAEEVALKCSCRLKAMIMCQGCGAFCHDDCIGPSKLCVSCLVVR is encoded by the exons CCTCGGTGGATGAGAGCTCGTCCAGCGCATCCTGCTCCACAGAGCTGCAGCCTCTCAGCACCCAGCCCCAGACCCGCCTCAGCAGGGCAGCAGTACAGCAAggacgcacagacacacagcaaacGCAAAATGCTCAACACACCCAGACCAGGCTGAGCCGCTCAAGACAG TCggggaggcagagaaaaaaagcagtcaTGATGCCTCGTGTTGTCCTAACCCCTCTTAAAGTGAATGGAGAGCACGTCCCATCAg GGCCCATGAAGAGGAGTCGGGGAGGGGTGGATGTAGACTTTGAAACCCCAGGCTCCATCCTGGTCAACACCAACATTAGAGCCCTCATCAACGTGCGGACCTTTTCGGCCTTCCCCACGCACTCgcaacagcagctgctgcagctgcttccaGAGGTGGACCGTCAg ATTGGAACAGATGGTATGGCTAGACTGAGTAGCTCAGCTCTCAACAATGAGTTCTTCACCCATGCCTCCCAGAGCTGGAAAGAAAGGCTGGCGGAGG GTGAGTTCACCCACGAGATGCAGGTGCGTTTCCGgcaggaaatggaaaaagagaagaaggtAGAGGCGTGGAAGGAAAAGTTTTTTGAGGAGTACCATGGGCAAAA GTCTGGCCTGACACAAGAGGAGTCTCTAAAGCTTACCATGAGTGAAGCCAGTGAAGTTGCAGCCAGTGTGCTGGAGAGTGATGTGGCAACTGGTACGCCCAAGAGACGCAGCGTGGGTCGGCGGAGGAGAGATGGCAGGATGAGGAGACGCACGCGGGCTGACCTGCGTCGGCGGGCCCGCCGGACCCTCTGCAAGGCCACTCCTCCGGCCCTGCAGTCTGCAGAAGCGGCTGAGGCCAGTGCTGCACTAGACAGCCCGGCAGTATCTATTGGCTCTCCGATGTCAGACGACACGGTCGTTCAAGGGGAGGTGGTCCTGCAGGCTGAGTGTGGCGTGGAGCTCCCAGCTGAGAGCGCCTCCATAGAGCCAAAGCCCTCTCCCACTCCAGAGCCAGTCACATTGCCAGCCT CAACTCCCACTCCCACTCCCACTCCCACTCCAACTCCCACTCCCACTCCCAGCCCCAGCCCCAGCCCCAGCCCAGCCTCCACCAGCACAAACGAGGAGCCTGAAGCAGCGGCCCGCCTGCTCCCAGTGGAGATTCCACCTGTACTGGCATCCACCTCCTCaccatcttcttcctcctcctcctcctcctcctcctcttcttcttcatctgccTCCTCGCCTGtttcctcaccctcctcacctTCTGATAGACAGGGAGTGTTTGCCGCAGGCCTGgactcttcttcatcctcctcagcGTCCTCCAGTGCCGCAGTCGCTGCCGATCCGCTGGATGACACCGCCTCTGTGGTCACCTCTATTACAGGAGGTACCGCCACCAGCAGCCGTGAGAGTAGCCCCTCAGCCAGCCCAGCCACCACCCCTGTGCCCAGTGCTCAGCTCAAGGAGCAGAAGAGAAGGCCAGATGAGACTCAGGCCTTCTCCAGCTTCCCCGAAAAGAGGCCGCGGCTTGACGACCGTCAGTCCTTTCGTACCACAATTGACAGTGTCCGTTCAGAGAAGCCGCAGCCGACAGCAGAGGAGCCCAAGGTGCCGCCAATCCGG ATTCAACTGTCCAGAATCAAACCTCcctgggtcaaaggtcaccccACCTACCAGATCTGTCCCCGGATCGTGCCCCCCGGCGAGGGCTCGCGGCGGTCTGGCACGGGGGGCGCGCGCACCTTGGCGGACATCAAAGCCCGTGCCCAGCAAGCCCGGGCCCAGCGCGAGgccgctgctgctgttgcagcCACTGGCGAAGGGGCAGGGCCGGCCGGCGTCAGGCTGCGGACTTCTTCTGGGCTACCGGATAGCACCAATGGAAGACGAGCCAGAGAGCATCCAGGACCTATCgagccaggaggaggaggaggaggag gtggaagaAGGGGAGGTGGTGGGATGGAGGAGCAGGGATCGTCTACAGGCACAAATTCGTCTGGAACACAACTACAGCTTCTCAATGTAGAGCCAACGCTACAGCCATCCCCTTCCCTGTCCACTTCCTCAACCTCCATGTCCTTGGAGCCCCCACAGACCCCAAGCCCTCCTCGAGGGGAAGCAGCTGGGGGGTCAGAGGCTGGAGAGGAGGTAGAAGCAACGCCAGCAAGTGTCCAGAGTTCCTTCAATGGACTCGCAGACAAAGCAGCCGATTCGCCTTCCCCAAAGCCTGAGTTGCCTGAGTCTGCTACTGCCCCCGCAGAAATGGCTGACCAGGGTTCTGAAAAACCCCCACTGGCCCCAACCTCCATTCCAGACTCCCTTCCCAGGTTCGGGGCTCAGGGTGTGGATGTTATTCAGACGTTGGCAAGCTCCTTTCAGTCCAAAGAGCAGGTCCAAGTGAAGGAGGCTGGGCTTTGTGGAGTTATCCAGCATAGTTCCTACCACGTTGAACACAAGGAGGTATTCTCTCCctcagctgcagagagacagcaAACGGACGCATCCTTTCCCCAAAATGCGGACTCTGGTGGAGAGAAAGACGACGAGGCTGGGACACATAGCGACTCCACGGAAACGGCGTCAGACTGTGAGAATGACATCCAGGaggatgagcagcagcagcctgaccAGGACTGGTGCCCCCAAGTGAGCATCAAGAGAAACGGCCAGCTGGTCATCTGCAGCCCTCCTCCTCAGAACCAGCAGCCAGTCATCCAGGCCTACGTGTCCAGCCGTCAAGGTCCGACTGTTATTCAGCCCTGCTTCCCCAACGGCCTGCCTCACCCTCAGCACAGCGGCCCTCATTCTAAGGACCATCAGTCCCTCCCCACAGCCCACCCACAGGGGCTCAGGGACACCAACGTTGTAGTCAAGATGGAGCCTGGAGATGATTGTAGAGCCTCCAGAGAGAGTTCTGCTGAAGAGGAGTTTCGTGAAAGTTTAAAGCTCTCTGTTACTCACCCAACTGCTGCAGGTGCCTCCAAGAGACTGGCCAGTTCAGTCAGACCGGTATCCAGCGTTGAGGCCAACAACCCTCTGGTCACTCAGCTACTGCAGGGCAGCCTGCCCCTGGAGAAAGTTCTACCGTCACACTCTGCCAACAGGCTGGAGATCAGCCGATTGCCAGGACCCCAACCCAGACCACCAGTGGCAAGGACCCCAGGGCTTCGCAGTAGGCCTGAGGTCTCAGCCCAGGGTCCTAGCCCAGAACTTGGTGCGGCCTCCCAGATCCACAACCAGTCTCCAACGGGTTGCCCAGTGTCCTGTCTGATGGAGGCCCCAGCTCCACTGCAGTATCAGTCCCAGCAGGCTCCCGGGGCTGTCCCAGTCATCACCTCTCTGCcgccctcctcatcctccttgtCCTTCAGAAGTAAGTCAGACCTTGGTTCTCTGACGGCGATAGAGTCTGCAGTTATAAAAGACTCACATGGTCCTCAGCCCTCCCAGGGGCTTGCTCCAGACAGGCCGCAGCCGGCCCACCGAACCATGCCTATTGGCCCCTCTCCTCCCCATGCAGACCCCTGTCCCACGGAGGTGTTGCCTACCATTAAGATCAACTGGCGGGCCTCACATACTCAGCCCCCAATCTCTCACCAACTGCAGCTGTCTCCTGCACCTACAGTAAAGAATGAAGTAGGTGTGCGGCCCTATTGCCAGGTTCTTGCCAAATCGGTCTCCATTAAACCCATGAGTGTTACCAAAAAGGAGCCGGGGGGCTCTGTGGACGGCTACCTGAGCGGAGGGGCGATGGAGGGGCTCCTTAACATGGAGATGACTTTTGCCAGAATGGCAAAGAAGGAGCACAGCAAATCTACCTACTCCTCTGgctcgccctcctcctcctccccctccccctctgcccTTCCCTTCCAGCTGTATGGGAAGTTCCCCAAGCACGGTGGTGTTGGAGGAGTAAGCTACACAGCCAATGTGTCAGTGATGGACAATGGCGGTTTCTCCCGGAGCATGGCGGACAGTGTGCTCCAGCTGCGCCCCCGCTTGGCCTCCAGCCAGACCACCCTCAGCATCCAGGCCTTTACTGACACTACAGCTGAGGAGGTGGCGCTCAAATGCTCGTGCCGCCTAAAAGCCATGATCATGTGCCAAGGCTGCGGTGCCTTCTGCCATGACGATTGCATCGGGCCCTCCAAACTGTGCGTGTCATGTCTGGTGGTGAGATAA
- the asxl1 gene encoding putative Polycomb group protein ASXL1 isoform X1, with translation MSEASEVAASVLESDVATGTPKRRSVGRRRRDGRMRRRTRADLRRRARRTLCKATPPALQSAEAAEASAALDSPAVSIGSPMSDDTVVQGEVVLQAECGVELPAESASIEPKPSPTPEPVTLPASAPAPAAAPAPAPAPAPVPVPVPVPVPAPAPAPAPAPAPAPAPAPLQLPRPLPRPLPLPLPLPLQLQLQLQLPLPLPLPLQLPLPLPAPAPAPAQPPPAQTRSLKQRPACSQWRFHLYWHPPPHHLLPPPPPPPPLLLHLPPRLFPHPPHLLIDRECLPQAWTLLHPPQRPPVPQSLPIRWMTPPLWSPLLQEVPPPAAVRVAPQPAQPPPLCPVLSSRSRREGQMRLRPSPASPKRGRGLTTVSPFVPQLTVSVQRSRSRQQRSPRCRQSGFNCPESNLPGSKVTPPTRSVPGSCPPARARGGLARGARAPWRTSKPVPSKPGPSARPLLLLQPLAKGQGRPASGCGLLLGYRIAPMEDEPESIQDLSSQEEEEEEEGGGGGGGRGGRGSGRRGGGGMEEQGSSTGTNSSGTQLQLLNVEPTLQPSPSLSTSSTSMSLEPPQTPSPPRGEAAGGSEAGEEVEATPASVQSSFNGLADKAADSPSPKPELPESATAPAEMADQGSEKPPLAPTSIPDSLPRFGAQGVDVIQTLASSFQSKEQVQVKEAGLCGVIQHSSYHVEHKEVFSPSAAERQQTDASFPQNADSGGEKDDEAGTHSDSTETASDCENDIQEDEQQQPDQDWCPQVSIKRNGQLVICSPPPQNQQPVIQAYVSSRQGPTVIQPCFPNGLPHPQHSGPHSKDHQSLPTAHPQGLRDTNVVVKMEPGDDCRASRESSAEEEFRESLKLSVTHPTAAGASKRLASSVRPVSSVEANNPLVTQLLQGSLPLEKVLPSHSANRLEISRLPGPQPRPPVARTPGLRSRPEVSAQGPSPELGAASQIHNQSPTGCPVSCLMEAPAPLQYQSQQAPGAVPVITSLPPSSSSLSFRSKSDLGSLTAIESAVIKDSHGPQPSQGLAPDRPQPAHRTMPIGPSPPHADPCPTEVLPTIKINWRASHTQPPISHQLQLSPAPTVKNEVGVRPYCQVLAKSVSIKPMSVTKKEPGGSVDGYLSGGAMEGLLNMEMTFARMAKKEHSKSTYSSGSPSSSSPSPSALPFQLYGKFPKHGGVGGVSYTANVSVMDNGGFSRSMADSVLQLRPRLASSQTTLSIQAFTDTTAEEVALKCSCRLKAMIMCQGCGAFCHDDCIGPSKLCVSCLVVR, from the exons ATGAGTGAAGCCAGTGAAGTTGCAGCCAGTGTGCTGGAGAGTGATGTGGCAACTGGTACGCCCAAGAGACGCAGCGTGGGTCGGCGGAGGAGAGATGGCAGGATGAGGAGACGCACGCGGGCTGACCTGCGTCGGCGGGCCCGCCGGACCCTCTGCAAGGCCACTCCTCCGGCCCTGCAGTCTGCAGAAGCGGCTGAGGCCAGTGCTGCACTAGACAGCCCGGCAGTATCTATTGGCTCTCCGATGTCAGACGACACGGTCGTTCAAGGGGAGGTGGTCCTGCAGGCTGAGTGTGGCGTGGAGCTCCCAGCTGAGAGCGCCTCCATAGAGCCAAAGCCCTCTCCCACTCCAGAGCCAGTCACATTGCCAGCCTCCGCTCCTGCTCCCGCTGCTGCTCCCGCTCCTGCTCCCGCTCCCGCTCCCGTTcctgttcctgttcctgttcctgttcCTGCTCCTGCTCCCGCTCCCGCTCCCGCTCCCGCTCCCGCTCCTGCTCCCGCTCCGCTCCAACTCCCACGCCCACTCCCACGCCCACTCCCACTCCCACTCCCACTCCCACTCCAACTCCAACTCCAACTCCAACTCCCACTCCCACTCCCACTCCCACTCCAACTCCCACTCCCACTCCCAGCCCCAGCCCCAGCCCCAGCCCAGCCTCCACCAGCACAAACGAGGAGCCTGAAGCAGCGGCCCGCCTGCTCCCAGTGGAGATTCCACCTGTACTGGCATCCACCTCCTCaccatcttcttcctcctcctcctcctcctcctcctcttcttcttcatctgccTCCTCGCCTGtttcctcaccctcctcacctTCTGATAGACAGGGAGTGTTTGCCGCAGGCCTGgactcttcttcatcctcctcagcGTCCTCCAGTGCCGCAGTCGCTGCCGATCCGCTGGATGACACCGCCTCTGTGGTCACCTCTATTACAGGAGGTACCGCCACCAGCAGCCGTGAGAGTAGCCCCTCAGCCAGCCCAGCCACCACCCCTGTGCCCAGTGCTCAGCTCAAGGAGCAGAAGAGAAGGCCAGATGAGACTCAGGCCTTCTCCAGCTTCCCCGAAAAGAGGCCGCGGCTTGACGACCGTCAGTCCTTTCGTACCACAATTGACAGTGTCCGTTCAGAGAAGCCGCAGCCGACAGCAGAGGAGCCCAAGGTGCCGCCAATCCGG ATTCAACTGTCCAGAATCAAACCTCcctgggtcaaaggtcaccccACCTACCAGATCTGTCCCCGGATCGTGCCCCCCGGCGAGGGCTCGCGGCGGTCTGGCACGGGGGGCGCGCGCACCTTGGCGGACATCAAAGCCCGTGCCCAGCAAGCCCGGGCCCAGCGCGAGgccgctgctgctgttgcagcCACTGGCGAAGGGGCAGGGCCGGCCGGCGTCAGGCTGCGGACTTCTTCTGGGCTACCGGATAGCACCAATGGAAGACGAGCCAGAGAGCATCCAGGACCTATCgagccaggaggaggaggaggaggaggaggggggggggggaggaggaggaagaggaggaagaggaagtggaagaAGGGGAGGTGGTGGGATGGAGGAGCAGGGATCGTCTACAGGCACAAATTCGTCTGGAACACAACTACAGCTTCTCAATGTAGAGCCAACGCTACAGCCATCCCCTTCCCTGTCCACTTCCTCAACCTCCATGTCCTTGGAGCCCCCACAGACCCCAAGCCCTCCTCGAGGGGAAGCAGCTGGGGGGTCAGAGGCTGGAGAGGAGGTAGAAGCAACGCCAGCAAGTGTCCAGAGTTCCTTCAATGGACTCGCAGACAAAGCAGCCGATTCGCCTTCCCCAAAGCCTGAGTTGCCTGAGTCTGCTACTGCCCCCGCAGAAATGGCTGACCAGGGTTCTGAAAAACCCCCACTGGCCCCAACCTCCATTCCAGACTCCCTTCCCAGGTTCGGGGCTCAGGGTGTGGATGTTATTCAGACGTTGGCAAGCTCCTTTCAGTCCAAAGAGCAGGTCCAAGTGAAGGAGGCTGGGCTTTGTGGAGTTATCCAGCATAGTTCCTACCACGTTGAACACAAGGAGGTATTCTCTCCctcagctgcagagagacagcaAACGGACGCATCCTTTCCCCAAAATGCGGACTCTGGTGGAGAGAAAGACGACGAGGCTGGGACACATAGCGACTCCACGGAAACGGCGTCAGACTGTGAGAATGACATCCAGGaggatgagcagcagcagcctgaccAGGACTGGTGCCCCCAAGTGAGCATCAAGAGAAACGGCCAGCTGGTCATCTGCAGCCCTCCTCCTCAGAACCAGCAGCCAGTCATCCAGGCCTACGTGTCCAGCCGTCAAGGTCCGACTGTTATTCAGCCCTGCTTCCCCAACGGCCTGCCTCACCCTCAGCACAGCGGCCCTCATTCTAAGGACCATCAGTCCCTCCCCACAGCCCACCCACAGGGGCTCAGGGACACCAACGTTGTAGTCAAGATGGAGCCTGGAGATGATTGTAGAGCCTCCAGAGAGAGTTCTGCTGAAGAGGAGTTTCGTGAAAGTTTAAAGCTCTCTGTTACTCACCCAACTGCTGCAGGTGCCTCCAAGAGACTGGCCAGTTCAGTCAGACCGGTATCCAGCGTTGAGGCCAACAACCCTCTGGTCACTCAGCTACTGCAGGGCAGCCTGCCCCTGGAGAAAGTTCTACCGTCACACTCTGCCAACAGGCTGGAGATCAGCCGATTGCCAGGACCCCAACCCAGACCACCAGTGGCAAGGACCCCAGGGCTTCGCAGTAGGCCTGAGGTCTCAGCCCAGGGTCCTAGCCCAGAACTTGGTGCGGCCTCCCAGATCCACAACCAGTCTCCAACGGGTTGCCCAGTGTCCTGTCTGATGGAGGCCCCAGCTCCACTGCAGTATCAGTCCCAGCAGGCTCCCGGGGCTGTCCCAGTCATCACCTCTCTGCcgccctcctcatcctccttgtCCTTCAGAAGTAAGTCAGACCTTGGTTCTCTGACGGCGATAGAGTCTGCAGTTATAAAAGACTCACATGGTCCTCAGCCCTCCCAGGGGCTTGCTCCAGACAGGCCGCAGCCGGCCCACCGAACCATGCCTATTGGCCCCTCTCCTCCCCATGCAGACCCCTGTCCCACGGAGGTGTTGCCTACCATTAAGATCAACTGGCGGGCCTCACATACTCAGCCCCCAATCTCTCACCAACTGCAGCTGTCTCCTGCACCTACAGTAAAGAATGAAGTAGGTGTGCGGCCCTATTGCCAGGTTCTTGCCAAATCGGTCTCCATTAAACCCATGAGTGTTACCAAAAAGGAGCCGGGGGGCTCTGTGGACGGCTACCTGAGCGGAGGGGCGATGGAGGGGCTCCTTAACATGGAGATGACTTTTGCCAGAATGGCAAAGAAGGAGCACAGCAAATCTACCTACTCCTCTGgctcgccctcctcctcctccccctccccctctgcccTTCCCTTCCAGCTGTATGGGAAGTTCCCCAAGCACGGTGGTGTTGGAGGAGTAAGCTACACAGCCAATGTGTCAGTGATGGACAATGGCGGTTTCTCCCGGAGCATGGCGGACAGTGTGCTCCAGCTGCGCCCCCGCTTGGCCTCCAGCCAGACCACCCTCAGCATCCAGGCCTTTACTGACACTACAGCTGAGGAGGTGGCGCTCAAATGCTCGTGCCGCCTAAAAGCCATGATCATGTGCCAAGGCTGCGGTGCCTTCTGCCATGACGATTGCATCGGGCCCTCCAAACTGTGCGTGTCATGTCTGGTGGTGAGATAA